A window of the Dioscorea cayenensis subsp. rotundata cultivar TDr96_F1 chromosome 14, TDr96_F1_v2_PseudoChromosome.rev07_lg8_w22 25.fasta, whole genome shotgun sequence genome harbors these coding sequences:
- the LOC120275140 gene encoding proline-rich receptor-like protein kinase PERK2 translates to MSFFPSHAYPYPYFSPPPPSFIPAPPAPHRTSPPPPPHSPPLPSPPRRSPPPPHSPPPPFPPRRSPPPPHSPPPPPPHITPPLPPVPPPPAPHHHTVIIIVFVSLSGLFLLAFLAACCFIKKKKKSTQKAEVINVEDHVHVHETIVPGPHGQKIVILDVDEDIKVQEDIKKNELVGEASRTANASPVVVNEQQPHSQSESKTHHLLQHKG, encoded by the coding sequence ATGTCTTTCTTTCCTTCTCATGCATACCCTTATCCTTACTTctcaccacctccaccatctTTTATTCCTGCTCCTCCTGCTCCTCACCGGACTtctccaccacctcctccaCATTCACCACCACTGCCTTCTCCTCCTCGACGATCTCCACCACCTCCACATTCACCACCACCGCCTTTTCCTCCTCGACGATCTCCACCACCCCCAcattcaccaccaccaccacctcctcatATCACACCACCACTTCCTCCGGTACCACCACCGCCGGCACCACACCACCACACGGTCATAATCATTGTCTTTGTCTCACTGAGCGGACTTTTCTTACTTGCATTCCTTGCAGCCTGTTGcttcattaaaaagaagaagaagtcaacTCAAAAGGCAGAAGTTATTAACGTTGAAGACCATGTTCATGTCCATGAAACCATTGTTCCTGGTCCTCATGGCCAGAAAATAGTAATTCTTGATGTGGATGAAGACATTAAGGTGCAGGAAGATATCAAGAAGAACGAGCTCGTCGGAGAAGCTTCACGTACTGCCAATGCCAGCCCGGTGGTTGTCAATGAGCAGCAGCCTCATTCACAGAGTGAATCAAAGACTCACCACCTTCTTCAGCACAAAGGCTAG